The segment GTCTAAATTCGTCCAGATACTACAGATGACTTTATTCTGAAATCGAGAATCGGGAGTCTGGAGAAGAGAAACTGACTTACGACTTACGACTCTCGATTATACTTGACATAAGTGATATCCATTTCCTATAGTTTTCCTGTCTGAACCGTTGCAGAGAGATCACAACAGACCAGACAGACCGGCTAAGGGAGGTAAGATGTCGGAAAATCCCCTTGATTTCTTGATGAATCCAAAGACGATTGCCACCGTCGGCGCGGGAAATAACCCGATGAAAATGGGAACGATGCAGGCCACCAGCATCGTGAAAGGTGGATACGAAGGCAAATTTTATCCCATTCATCCTGCGGAGAAAACTGTTCTTGGCCACCGGGCATACCCATCTGTCCATGACCTTCCCGAAGCCCCTGATCTGGCCACGCTTGTGGTACCACCGGCTCGGGTCATCCCCCTGCTGGAAGATTTTGGTAAGATCGGTACCAGAAGGGCCATTATCATGAGCGCCGGTTTCAGAGAAACGGGCACGGAGGGCAAGGCCCACGAGGATCGGCTCAACGAAGTTGCCGAGAGATACGGTATACGTTTTCTCGGTCCCAACTGTATGGGTATATTAAACTCCCAGATTTCTCTAAATTTAACAGTTTCCCCCCTTAGGGTAAAACCCGGTATACTGGGGTTCGCCTCCCATAGCGGCACTTATGTGGCCCAGACACTCACCTATCTAAAAAAAAGAGGTATCCGGTTCAGCAAGGCGATCAGCATCGGAAATGAGACCAATATCAATATCATTGATGCCTTGGAATACCTTGGCGCCGATAAAGATACGAGGGCCGTCATTTTATATATTGAAGGCATCTGTGATGGGCGCAAACTCATCGAAGTCGCCCGGAAGATAACACCCCACAAGCCCGTTTTAGCTCAATATGTCGGTGGTTCGACCGCCGGCGCCCGGGCAGGGATGAGCCATACCGGTGCCCTGGCCGGCCCGGATATTCTGTGTGATGGTATCCTGAAACAGGCCGGGATCATCCGTTGCACTTCCATTGAAGACCTCTTTACCCATGGATGGGCACTTGCCACGCAACCCCCTCTTCGGGGGAAGAGAATCGGCATCGTGACCAACTCCGGAGGTCCAGGAACAGCAATCTCCCACACACTTGATCTGGGGGGGATGGAGGTCCCCCGTTTCTCGGAAGACCTTCAAAACCGGCTCCGACCCCACATGCCGCCCCATGCGTCAACTGCCAATCCTGTTGATCTGACCTTTTACCTGGATATGGAACTTCTCGCCGCCACGGTACCCGAGATAATCATGAAAAGCAACGAGGTAGACGGGATGATTATCCACGGGGTGGTGAACTTTGGCGCCAAGAGAGGAGTCCAGAGCGGCAACCAGGATTCCGGTATTCTTCTTGGACGGCCTTCAGACCGTTCCGGGATAAAAAGAATGGTATCATTGCCCTCGAAATATAACATTCCTCTCCTGATTTCCTCGTTCTTTGACCGCGACGATAAATATACGGCAGCCTACGAGGACAACGGTATCCCGGTTTTTGATTCACCGGAGAAGGCGGCCAGGGCGATGGTTTCACTCCTCTCATACAGAGAGATAAGAGACAGAAAAACCTCTGTCCCGCCTGTCATTCCCGAACC is part of the Syntrophales bacterium genome and harbors:
- a CDS encoding acetate--CoA ligase family protein, with amino-acid sequence MSENPLDFLMNPKTIATVGAGNNPMKMGTMQATSIVKGGYEGKFYPIHPAEKTVLGHRAYPSVHDLPEAPDLATLVVPPARVIPLLEDFGKIGTRRAIIMSAGFRETGTEGKAHEDRLNEVAERYGIRFLGPNCMGILNSQISLNLTVSPLRVKPGILGFASHSGTYVAQTLTYLKKRGIRFSKAISIGNETNINIIDALEYLGADKDTRAVILYIEGICDGRKLIEVARKITPHKPVLAQYVGGSTAGARAGMSHTGALAGPDILCDGILKQAGIIRCTSIEDLFTHGWALATQPPLRGKRIGIVTNSGGPGTAISHTLDLGGMEVPRFSEDLQNRLRPHMPPHASTANPVDLTFYLDMELLAATVPEIIMKSNEVDGMIIHGVVNFGAKRGVQSGNQDSGILLGRPSDRSGIKRMVSLPSKYNIPLLISSFFDRDDKYTAAYEDNGIPVFDSPEKAARAMVSLLSYREIRDRKTSVPPVIPEPDMGARRIIMTALEKGQKALDEHEAKKILSAYGIPVTLETLVFKEEDAVHASSALGFPVVIKACSWEIMHKTEKGLIVLNVRTEAEVRDSFQAIRKLAEGNIPILVQQMVSGDREFVVGMTRFPRFGPCVLFGLGGVFTEAINDTSFRLAPLHAVEAEEMIFAMRAKKILGRFRGMPPVDCTSLVKLLQNIGIISILHPEIAEIDLNPVIIHGAKPVVADALFVLS